Proteins co-encoded in one Gopherus evgoodei ecotype Sinaloan lineage chromosome 4, rGopEvg1_v1.p, whole genome shotgun sequence genomic window:
- the KISS1 gene encoding metastasis-suppressor KiSS-1 codes for MNPFSSMLLLLFFSNAPFGEPAERYFPLWNPRHTGDHFKYLASPAHWDQAIPCSESKPSPGKAEPRSTPPLLCKPQEDSQVQLGQGIHPARSRAISVPQGSLLVEREKDLSAYNWNSFGLRYGKRQADTEEAKMNIL; via the exons ATGAATCCTTTCAGCTCCATGCTCCTGCTTCTCTTCTTCTCTAATGCTCCGTTCGGGGAACCCGCAGAAAGATATTTCCCCCTCTGGAACCCTCGACACACAG GTGACCATTTCAAATACCTGGCCAGCCCGGCCCACTGGGATCAAGCCATTCCTTGCTCGGAAAgcaagcccagccctgggaaggcaGAACCGAGATCCACGCCGCCCCTGCTGTGCAAGCCGCAGGAAGACAGCCAGGTCCAGCTGGGGCAAGGGATCCATccggccaggagcagagccatcTCTGTCCCCCAGGGTTCACTGCTCGTGGAGCGGGAGAAGGATCTCTCTGCCTACAACTGGAACTCGTTTGGCTTGAGATATGGCAAGAGGCAAGCAGACACCGAGGAAGCCAAGATGAACATATTGTGA
- the GOLT1A gene encoding LOW QUALITY PROTEIN: vesicle transport protein GOT1A (The sequence of the model RefSeq protein was modified relative to this genomic sequence to represent the inferred CDS: inserted 2 bases in 1 codon; substituted 2 bases at 2 genomic stop codons): MWLXIPSTVPEKPHWMLFXNVHGPATIQKXKDQVGWYCSALCVTRACCKLSSSQSRTEIGVGLVGFGLFFIFFGVLLYFDSVLLAFGNLLFLSGLAIIIGLTRTFSFFFQKEKLKGTGFFLGGILIVLLRQPLLGMLLETYGFITLFRNFFPVVFGFLGVWENIPLLSKLFQKLGETSSLV; the protein is encoded by the exons ATGTGGCTCTGAATCCCAAGCACGGTCCCTGAGAAGCCCCATTGgatgctattttaaaatgttcatggaCCAGCAACTATTCAGAA CAAAGACCAAGTTGGATGGTACTGCTCAGCACTTTGTGTGACCAGAGCATGTTGCAAGCTTTCATCGAGCCAGAGCAGGACAG AGATTGGTGTCGGTCTTGTGGGCTTTGGcctatttttcatcttttttggGGTGCTCTTGTACTTTGACTCAGTGCTGCTGGCCTTTGGAAAC CTCCTGTTCCTTTCTGGCTTGGCCATTATCATTGGACTGACAAGGACTTTCAGCTTCTTCTTCCAGAAGGAAAAGCTAAAGGGCACCGGTTTCTTCCTGGGAGGCATTCTCATTGTGCTCCTGAGACAGCCTCTTCTGGGCATGTTGCTGGAGACCTATGGCTTCATCACCCTCTTCAG GAATTTTTTCCCAGTAGTCTTTGGATTTCTGGGAGTTTGGGAAAATATTCCACTGCTGAGCAAG CTATTCCAGAAACTAGGAGAAACCAGCTCCTTGGTGTGA